The DNA sequence TACGAGGGCTTCTGGGAGCGTGGCCTCGAAGCCTGGGACATGGCCGCCGGCATCGTTCTGGTGCGCGAAGCGGGCGGCCTGGTGAGCGATCTCGAGGGCGCCGCGCGGATGCTCGAAAAGGGTGGCGTGGTGGTCGCCAACCAGCACCTGCACGGACCGCTGCTGGTGGCCTTGGGCGCGGCCGGCGACACCTAACCCAGTTGCGCAATAGGCCGCCAAACCGGTTGTTCTCACCATACCCCTGAGCTAAGGTGCGGGGCCATGGAATCAGCGGAATCGGACGTGACTCCAGTCAGCTTGAAAAAGTTCAGGGCCAGCCCGACAAGGCTCAGCGGACGCCCTGGTAGAGACCCGCAGCCGGCGCCAAGCAACGCTGTCGGCGGGCTTTTTGGGCTGTTTACCGCCGTCGTGGCCGTCGCGGGCGTTGTTGGCCTCTGCACCCTGGCTCCCGCCGCCGCTCAGGACACGGTGGTGATCGGCGGCAGCGGGCTGCGCGCCGTCGTCGTCGACCTCAGCGTCCTGGATGACAATGGCGGCCGGGCCGGCAAGCGCCAAGAGCTGCTAATGCCGGGCCAGGAAGCGGCGGCCCAAATCATCTTGCGCCCGCCGGGCGGTGCCGCCGGCGCCGGCCACCAGGGCAAGTTGCGCCGGCCGATGCTGCGCCAAACCGAGGCAGCCGGCCGCCGCCTGGCCCGGGCGCCCTCCCGCGCAGCGGCCCGGCCTCAAGTGCGCTCGGCACCGCTGGCGGCGCTGAAAGAAGCGCCGGCGGCACCGCGCCGCATCGAGAAGAAGGCGCCCCCGGCCCCGGCAAAACCCCGCCAGGCACCGCCGCCCCCACCGCCGCCGCCGCCAGCCCCACCGCCGGCCCCGGCAAAGATCGAAAAGGCGCCGCCTGCCATGGCCCAGCCGGCCCCGGTGAAGCCGGTGGCAGCGCCGGCCCCGCCAGCCGCCCCGTCTGTTGTCACGGCCCCGCCCAAGGACAAGGTTGCCTCGTTGCGGCCGGCCACCCGACCGGGGAAGGACGGCCCGCACATGCGCATCGAGTTCGCCGGCGCCAGCACCCGCTTGAGCAGCGCCGCCAAGGACCGCCTGGCGGCCCTGGCCGACGAGCTGGGCTCGGGCAAGGCGCGCCTGCAGCTCAAGGCCTTTGCCGGCGGCAGCGCCGAAACCGCCAGCTCGGCCCGGCGCCTTTCGCTGTCGCGAGCGCTGGCGGTGCGCTCGTTCCTTATCGCCGAGGGCCTCAGGAGCACCCGCATCGACGTCCGGGCGCTGGGCAAGTCGGGGGGCACGGGGCCCGCTGAACGGGTCGACATCATTCTGTTGAAACGGTGACCGACCAGCCCTCAACCGGCAGCCCGGGCAGCGCCGGGGCGGGCCGTGGTGGGCGCCCGCCGATGGTGCGGATGACCCGGCCGCAGCGCTTTCTCACCCGCATGATCCTGTTTCTCATCGCCGTCTTGGGCGTTTGCGCCGCGCTGGCCATGCCGCTGGAGCGCGCTTTCATGGCCAATCCCGGGCTCAACGGCCTGATCGGCGGGGTGCTGGTGTTGGGTATCGGCTACGTCTTCCGCCAGGTCATCCTGCTCAAGCCCGAGGTCGACTGGATCGAAACCTACCGCCGCCGCGAGCCCGGCCTCAGCATCCAAAGCCCGCCGGTGATGCTGGGCCCCATGGCCACCATGCTGGGCGAGCAGTCGGACCGCCTCTCGCTCTCGGCCAACGCCATGCGCTCGCTGCTCGACGGCATCGCCTCGCGCCTCGACGAGGCCCGCGAGACGGCGCGATATTTGATTGGCCTGCTGATCTTCCTGGGCCTCCTGGGCACCTTCTGGGGGCTTCTGGACACGATCAACGCGGTGGGCTCGACGATCCGCGGACTGAGTGGCGAGGGCGGCGACTTCGCGGCGTTATTCGGCAGCCTCAAGGCAGGCCTCGAGGCGCCGCTGACGGGCATGGGAACGGCCTTCTCGTCGTCGCTCTTCGGCCTCGCCGGGTCGCTGGTGCTGGGTTTTCTCGATTTGCAGGCGGGCCAGGCCCAGAACCGCTTCTATAACGACCTCGAGGAATGGCTGTCGAGCTTGACCCGGCTCGGCACCGGCGGATTCGGCGACGGCGACCAGTCGGTGCCGGCCTACGTCAGTGCGCTCCTGGAACAGACCGCCGAGAGCCTCGACAACCTGCAACGCATGATCGGACGCAGCGAGGACGGCCGCGCCTCGTCCAACACGACGCTGCTCTCACTTTCGGACAAGCTGGCGACGCTGACCGACCAGATGCGTTCGGAGCAGGACCTGATGATCAAGCTGATCGAGGCGCAGCAGGAAATGAAACCGGTGCTGCAACGCCTTGGCGAGGCCGCTGAGCGGGCCGCCGTCGTCAGCCTCGACGAGTCCAGCCGCTCGCACCTGCGCAACCTCGACGTCTACGTCATGCGGCTGCTGGAAGAATCGGCGCAGGCCCGTGACGAGGTGGTCCAGGCGCTGCGCAGCGAAATCAAGCTGCTGGCCCGGACCATTGCGGCCTCGGGCGGCGACGGCCGTCAGTAGTCCCCTTGGCGATCGCCTCGCGCAGC is a window from the Alphaproteobacteria bacterium genome containing:
- a CDS encoding flagellar motor protein MotA; its protein translation is MTRPQRFLTRMILFLIAVLGVCAALAMPLERAFMANPGLNGLIGGVLVLGIGYVFRQVILLKPEVDWIETYRRREPGLSIQSPPVMLGPMATMLGEQSDRLSLSANAMRSLLDGIASRLDEARETARYLIGLLIFLGLLGTFWGLLDTINAVGSTIRGLSGEGGDFAALFGSLKAGLEAPLTGMGTAFSSSLFGLAGSLVLGFLDLQAGQAQNRFYNDLEEWLSSLTRLGTGGFGDGDQSVPAYVSALLEQTAESLDNLQRMIGRSEDGRASSNTTLLSLSDKLATLTDQMRSEQDLMIKLIEAQQEMKPVLQRLGEAAERAAVVSLDESSRSHLRNLDVYVMRLLEESAQARDEVVQALRSEIKLLARTIAASGGDGRQ
- a CDS encoding OmpA family protein, whose protein sequence is MAVAGVVGLCTLAPAAAQDTVVIGGSGLRAVVVDLSVLDDNGGRAGKRQELLMPGQEAAAQIILRPPGGAAGAGHQGKLRRPMLRQTEAAGRRLARAPSRAAARPQVRSAPLAALKEAPAAPRRIEKKAPPAPAKPRQAPPPPPPPPPAPPPAPAKIEKAPPAMAQPAPVKPVAAPAPPAAPSVVTAPPKDKVASLRPATRPGKDGPHMRIEFAGASTRLSSAAKDRLAALADELGSGKARLQLKAFAGGSAETASSARRLSLSRALAVRSFLIAEGLRSTRIDVRALGKSGGTGPAERVDIILLKR